The proteins below are encoded in one region of Paenibacillus albus:
- a CDS encoding GntR family transcriptional regulator: MKLSRSKKPLYAQIASIVKDRILHGVYPVGTNIPTEPQLEEEFSVSKVTVRNAIKELARDGYVETGSGKGTKVIRNTSASKLSKLKRFTEVLVDEGHRIRKQLLFAEIASNEAGSAAFRLFGERCLRIERLYLLNDEPYIHYTHYLSSRAAHLELPDLSEQSLYDLLEEQDVSLGKYRDEFSVSAISPATVLASLGIEGGTPLLKRSRYAYDESGELIEYSEGYYHTEHHNYVINYDV; encoded by the coding sequence ATGAAGCTATCGCGCAGCAAGAAGCCGCTATACGCGCAAATCGCGAGCATCGTGAAGGACCGGATCCTGCACGGCGTCTATCCGGTCGGGACGAACATCCCGACGGAGCCGCAGCTTGAGGAAGAGTTCAGCGTGAGCAAGGTCACAGTGCGTAATGCCATTAAGGAACTGGCACGCGACGGCTACGTGGAGACGGGCAGCGGGAAAGGGACGAAGGTCATCCGCAATACATCTGCGTCTAAGCTGTCCAAGCTGAAACGGTTTACGGAAGTGCTGGTGGATGAAGGCCATCGGATTCGCAAGCAGCTTCTCTTTGCAGAGATCGCCTCGAATGAAGCAGGATCGGCAGCTTTCCGGCTATTCGGCGAACGGTGCCTGCGCATCGAGAGATTGTATCTGTTGAACGACGAGCCGTACATTCATTACACGCATTACCTCTCGAGCCGGGCTGCACACCTTGAGCTGCCGGACCTGAGTGAGCAGTCGCTCTATGATTTGCTGGAAGAACAGGATGTGTCGCTTGGCAAGTACCGGGATGAGTTTTCCGTCTCCGCGATCTCGCCGGCAACCGTCTTGGCCTCCTTAGGAATCGAAGGGGGAACGCCGCTTCTCAAACGTTCGCGTTATGCCTATGACGAGAGCGGGGAATTGATCGAGTACAGTGAAGGCTACTACCATACCGAACATCATAATTACGTGATTAATTATGACGTTTAA
- a CDS encoding sugar kinase, translating into MANRVRVAAFGEVMMRLQVPGYELLSQADSLRYSFSGTGVNVGAALARFGHVGFLVTRLPDNPIGDAAAANLRKLGLSLNLAVRGGQYLGMYFLENGFGARPGRVTYSNRQESSFNTAPSDAYDYEAIAASCDLLHFCGITLAMNDAVRGHMLRLAKAMKARGGKIAFDCNYRPAHWGEGGYSKAKPHYEQMLELADIVMMNERDMIHILGMTTDKTDRLEQLTELMPAAASRYGISVIAGTHRTIHGDNKHSLHGFLYKDGIFSFAEPRTFAVYDRIGAGDAFASGIIHGELSDLEPERTVRFAVAAAVLAHTVSGDTPMSGEGEILRAMTDANGDVIR; encoded by the coding sequence ATGGCTAACCGCGTGCGCGTCGCCGCGTTCGGCGAAGTCATGATGCGCCTTCAGGTGCCCGGCTACGAATTATTGTCGCAGGCAGACAGCCTGCGCTATTCGTTCTCCGGCACCGGGGTGAATGTGGGCGCGGCGCTTGCCCGTTTCGGACATGTTGGCTTCCTCGTCACTAGGCTGCCGGACAATCCGATCGGCGACGCAGCGGCGGCAAACCTGCGGAAGCTGGGGCTGTCGCTCAATCTCGCAGTTCGCGGCGGCCAGTATCTAGGGATGTACTTTCTCGAGAACGGCTTCGGCGCGAGACCGGGCCGGGTTACGTATTCCAACCGGCAGGAGAGCAGCTTCAACACGGCTCCCTCCGATGCCTACGATTATGAAGCAATCGCTGCTAGTTGCGATCTGCTCCATTTCTGCGGCATAACGCTGGCTATGAACGATGCCGTCAGGGGACATATGCTGCGGCTGGCGAAAGCGATGAAAGCAAGAGGAGGCAAGATTGCCTTCGATTGCAATTACAGGCCGGCCCACTGGGGCGAGGGGGGCTACTCGAAGGCGAAGCCTCACTATGAGCAGATGCTTGAGCTCGCGGACATCGTCATGATGAATGAGCGGGATATGATCCACATCCTCGGCATGACGACGGACAAGACGGATCGCCTCGAACAACTCACGGAGCTGATGCCGGCAGCGGCAAGCCGATACGGGATTTCCGTGATCGCGGGTACGCATCGCACCATTCATGGCGATAACAAACATTCGCTGCACGGGTTCTTGTATAAGGACGGCATCTTCTCGTTTGCGGAGCCTCGCACGTTCGCGGTTTACGATCGAATCGGAGCGGGAGATGCTTTTGCCAGCGGTATTATACACGGCGAGCTATCGGACTTGGAGCCGGAACGGACGGTTCGATTCGCGGTTGCCGCGGCGGTGCTTGCGCACACGGTATCGGGGGACACGCCGATGTCGGGTGAGGGTGAGATCCTGCGAGCGATGACGGATGCGAATGGAGATGTGATTCGCTAA
- a CDS encoding fructose bisphosphate aldolase, with product MNQEQLDRIRTGKGFIAALDQSGGSTPKALLQYGITEDRYTGDEEMFVRVHEMRTRIIQSPAFSSASILGAILFENTMDRKIEGLYTAQYLWEKKEIVPFLKIDQGLADVDGGVQIMKPIPGLDELLARANERGIFGTKMRSVIKEANPEGIRKVVEQQFELGKRIIAAGLVPIIEPEVDIHSADKAESEELLKAEIRKQVDLLPSEDRIMLKLSIPTKDDFYRDLMDDPRIVRVVALSGGYERDDANARLARNHGLIASFSRALAEGLTAQQSDESFNQMLSETVQSIYEASIT from the coding sequence TTGAATCAAGAACAATTGGATCGAATTCGCACTGGCAAGGGCTTCATTGCCGCACTTGACCAAAGCGGCGGCAGTACGCCGAAGGCGCTGCTGCAATACGGAATTACGGAAGACCGGTATACGGGCGACGAAGAGATGTTCGTTCGTGTTCACGAGATGAGAACACGAATCATCCAAAGTCCGGCATTCAGCTCGGCGTCGATTCTCGGTGCGATTCTGTTCGAGAATACGATGGACCGCAAGATTGAAGGGTTATATACGGCTCAGTATCTATGGGAGAAGAAAGAGATTGTGCCTTTCTTGAAGATCGACCAAGGACTGGCTGATGTCGATGGTGGCGTACAGATCATGAAGCCGATTCCCGGGTTGGACGAGCTGCTTGCGCGTGCGAACGAGAGAGGTATTTTCGGTACGAAGATGCGCTCGGTCATCAAAGAAGCCAATCCTGAAGGCATTCGCAAAGTGGTGGAGCAGCAATTCGAGCTCGGCAAGCGAATTATCGCGGCAGGACTTGTGCCGATTATCGAGCCCGAGGTTGACATCCATAGTGCGGATAAGGCGGAATCCGAAGAGCTGCTCAAGGCAGAGATTCGGAAGCAGGTTGACTTGCTTCCATCGGAGGACCGCATCATGCTGAAGCTGTCAATTCCGACGAAGGATGACTTCTACCGCGATTTGATGGATGATCCGCGAATCGTTAGAGTTGTTGCCCTGTCAGGCGGGTATGAGCGTGATGATGCTAATGCAAGATTGGCGCGCAATCACGGTCTTATCGCCAGCTTCTCTCGCGCATTGGCAGAAGGGCTTACCGCCCAGCAGTCGGATGAATCATTCAACCAGATGCTTTCGGAGACGGTGCAGTCGATTTACGAAGCTTCTATTACGTAA